Proteins from a genomic interval of Collinsella sp. zg1085:
- a CDS encoding flavodoxin family protein, whose protein sequence is MSILFVNGSPNKRGNTARLANTLLEGRDFNTLNLVDYRIFSYGQRFDNDQLDEVLSAMKDADTIVMGSPVYWHNLSGAVRNLLDRLYEALPYGRDGQLSGKKLVLLFQGAAPKPWMIEAGAYSISKFCEVYGLEYLGVASTKSEAKNLSRLL, encoded by the coding sequence ATGAGCATCCTATTTGTGAACGGAAGTCCCAACAAACGAGGCAATACCGCAAGGCTTGCTAATACTCTTCTTGAGGGTAGAGACTTCAACACGCTCAATCTAGTGGATTATAGAATCTTTAGTTATGGTCAGCGCTTCGATAACGACCAGCTCGACGAGGTTCTATCTGCGATGAAAGACGCGGACACGATAGTTATGGGCTCGCCGGTCTACTGGCACAACCTGAGCGGAGCGGTACGAAACCTGCTCGACCGCCTGTATGAGGCATTGCCCTATGGTAGAGATGGGCAACTGTCCGGTAAAAAACTCGTTCTTCTCTTTCAAGGAGCTGCCCCCAAACCTTGGATGATTGAAGCCGGAGCGTACTCCATAAGCAAGTTCTGCGAAGTTTACGGACTTGAGTATCTGGGGGTAGCAAGTACCAAATCCGAGGCCAAAAACCTGTCAAGGTTGTTGTAG
- a CDS encoding aldo/keto reductase, whose protein sequence is MEYVELKNGVIMPIVGYGTYRTPLPKTRELVLDALEAGYRLIDTAQCYGNESGVGKAVEESGIPRSELFITTKTWTNNYRDTVASIERSLEELRCDYVDLLLIHEPSGDIEGIYRALEEAYENGKARAIGVSNFLGEKLENLLNTCRIAPMVNQVETHPLRQQNKTLTQCMNCGIIMQSWSPLVAGNRDALTSGIIESISSAHGKTPAQVALRWLVQRSIPVIPKSTSIEHMRDNLDIFDFELTESDMEAIAKMDTGKSQFGWW, encoded by the coding sequence ATGGAATATGTTGAACTAAAAAACGGCGTCATAATGCCGATAGTCGGATATGGTACGTATCGTACGCCTCTGCCTAAAACAAGAGAGCTTGTTTTAGATGCACTTGAAGCTGGCTACCGCCTTATCGACACCGCGCAGTGCTACGGCAACGAGTCGGGTGTAGGGAAGGCTGTAGAAGAATCCGGCATCCCACGGAGCGAGCTGTTCATAACCACCAAGACCTGGACAAACAACTATCGCGACACTGTCGCATCTATCGAGCGCAGCCTAGAGGAGCTGAGGTGCGATTACGTAGATTTGCTACTCATCCATGAACCTTCGGGCGACATCGAAGGAATCTATCGAGCACTCGAAGAAGCCTATGAAAACGGCAAAGCACGCGCGATAGGCGTAAGCAACTTCCTGGGAGAGAAACTTGAGAATCTCCTCAATACCTGCAGGATAGCCCCTATGGTCAACCAGGTGGAAACACATCCCTTGAGGCAGCAGAACAAGACGCTCACGCAATGCATGAATTGCGGCATCATCATGCAGTCCTGGTCTCCTCTCGTAGCCGGAAATCGGGATGCGCTCACAAGCGGCATCATTGAGAGCATCTCCTCAGCCCACGGTAAGACGCCCGCCCAGGTCGCGCTGCGATGGCTCGTCCAGCGAAGCATTCCCGTCATCCCAAAGTCAACGAGCATCGAGCACATGAGGGATAATCTCGACATCTTTGACTTTGAACTGACAGAATCTGACATGGAAGCTATCGCAAAAATGGACACCGGAAAGAGTCAGTTTGGCTGGTGGTAA
- a CDS encoding nucleotidyl transferase AbiEii/AbiGii toxin family protein: protein MDLAQIRDAYIDDGLDYQNATVRTCRDVVLTLIAASRMADHVTVKGGVVMQQISGDRRRATRDLDLDFVRYPMTDESICVFINALCPPDSVVRIDIIAPVEDLKHQDYRGKRVHLRVTDGFGTSMEMKLDLGVHDKLSLEQDELWFDSALSDDGMTLMANSKEQVCAEKLRSLMRIGAASTRFKDVFDVYYLLCREGVEPDAFDRAMRVLVYDDSGMRENCAGDVCTRLARVLGDRRFRRNLANARNNWLGANVDKVTAGILRYFE from the coding sequence ATGGACCTTGCTCAGATACGCGATGCCTACATTGACGACGGGCTTGACTACCAGAACGCCACTGTACGCACGTGTCGCGACGTAGTCCTCACGTTGATAGCGGCTTCCCGCATGGCGGATCACGTGACCGTGAAGGGAGGCGTTGTCATGCAGCAGATATCAGGCGATAGGCGCAGAGCCACGCGTGACCTAGACCTTGACTTTGTGCGCTACCCGATGACCGACGAGAGCATATGTGTCTTCATAAACGCGCTCTGTCCGCCGGACTCCGTCGTGCGGATTGACATCATCGCCCCTGTTGAGGACCTGAAGCATCAGGACTACCGCGGTAAGCGCGTGCACCTGCGCGTCACGGATGGTTTCGGGACGAGTATGGAGATGAAGCTCGACCTCGGCGTGCACGATAAGCTCTCATTGGAGCAGGACGAGCTGTGGTTTGATTCGGCGTTGAGCGACGACGGTATGACTCTTATGGCCAATAGCAAGGAGCAGGTGTGCGCTGAGAAGCTGCGCTCCCTTATGCGCATAGGGGCTGCCTCGACTCGCTTCAAGGACGTGTTTGATGTGTACTATCTACTGTGCCGCGAGGGTGTGGAACCCGACGCCTTCGACCGTGCCATGCGCGTGCTCGTTTACGACGATTCTGGCATGCGTGAGAACTGCGCCGGCGACGTGTGCACACGCTTGGCTCGCGTGCTAGGAGACAGGCGTTTCCGCCGCAACCTCGCGAACGCTCGCAACAACTGGCTCGGCGCGAACGTGGACAAGGTGACTGCGGGCATCCTGCGCTATTTCGAGTAG
- a CDS encoding type III pantothenate kinase yields the protein MLLAVDMGNTQTALGLFDQDTLIQSWRMPTDRSFTKDELHLRLLGYFQLHKLSLDIVTGIAFAGVVPDLLRSWTLVAQELSLPIIQIGPDTALVTNVVAPNPAEVGADRIANATAAATLYGSPCIVVDFGTATNVDVINHTGAYIGGVIAPGIRVGLDALIARAARLASVPLEAPQHTIGTSTLEAVQSGTVIGAAAMAEGLIRRIQGELQTQTATSISTNAAAPTTTPAPTATSSTAHNKPATVIATGGLASVVATCTDVFDVVDQQLTLRGVHEIWKRMQAIRTAHSPQ from the coding sequence ATGCTCCTCGCTGTTGACATGGGAAACACCCAAACTGCCCTTGGTCTCTTTGACCAAGACACGCTCATTCAATCTTGGCGCATGCCAACCGACCGCAGCTTTACCAAAGACGAGCTGCACCTCCGCCTTCTTGGCTACTTTCAACTACACAAGCTCAGCCTCGATATTGTCACTGGGATTGCCTTTGCAGGCGTTGTCCCTGACCTTTTGCGCTCGTGGACACTCGTTGCCCAGGAGCTCTCGCTTCCCATTATCCAAATCGGTCCTGATACCGCCCTTGTTACCAATGTTGTCGCTCCTAACCCCGCCGAGGTTGGTGCTGACCGCATTGCCAACGCAACCGCAGCCGCCACGCTCTATGGCAGCCCCTGCATTGTTGTTGATTTTGGCACTGCCACCAACGTTGATGTCATCAACCACACGGGCGCCTACATCGGCGGCGTTATTGCTCCTGGTATTCGCGTAGGCCTTGATGCCCTTATCGCGCGAGCCGCCCGTCTTGCTAGTGTCCCGCTCGAAGCGCCGCAGCACACCATTGGAACAAGCACTCTTGAAGCTGTGCAAAGCGGCACTGTCATAGGTGCTGCCGCCATGGCAGAAGGCCTTATCCGCCGTATTCAAGGCGAGCTACAAACACAAACCGCTACAAGCATATCCACAAATGCGGCCGCGCCCACAACCACACCAGCACCCACAGCCACGAGCTCCACAGCTCACAACAAACCCGCCACCGTCATTGCAACTGGTGGCCTTGCCTCGGTTGTTGCTACCTGCACCGACGTCTTTGATGTGGTTGATCAGCAGCTCACCCTGCGCGGGGTACACGAAATCTGGAAACGCATGCAAGCCATACGCACCGCGCATAGCCCACAGTAA
- the folP gene encoding dihydropteroate synthase, whose protein sequence is MATDTKTWRCGKYELSFDRPRIMGVLNVTPDSFSDGGDHVDPESAIAYGLKMLDEGADIIDVGGESTRPGFTPVSADEEAKRVLPVIRALAQKGAIVSIDTRHVEVAKAAVRVGASIVNDVTGFTDPKMVEFVTHNTCGVIIMHAGDPLAEEPRRHTAVQLDTSAAAYAAERAQRVANAELGRGAKAKRGRLTTGIMQTQLPLLGMSVPNGSEAAVAPEQVDEANSAASADAQREQEAALMLESEQQAPTSDELQAIMARSAKRDATLGASSQLRRFTLPDSAPIMRQVMGFLSDQARALMQAGVDRNRICIDPGPGFGKEANEDIVIQRETAKLSSLGYPLLCAVSRKRFVGAISGVTDARARDAATYGVCLGAIQLGANIVRVHDVTGFAQFLNGFWAIARPQPRRAFIALGSNMGKRTDNIRAAKNLIAEIPMTCVSNCSRIYESEPAYETRQEPFANAVIEIKTELAPLILLEQLMQVENRLGRNRTKSARVNGPRVIDCDLIWMDGEVHGGDKLRLPHPSLGERDFVLVPLEDLMHDPARFFRFEGIDVKEPEERYGHVTGELGVL, encoded by the coding sequence ATGGCAACCGATACTAAGACGTGGCGCTGCGGAAAGTATGAATTGAGCTTCGACCGTCCGCGTATTATGGGCGTGCTCAATGTAACGCCTGACTCGTTTTCGGACGGCGGCGACCATGTAGATCCCGAATCTGCTATTGCTTATGGTCTTAAGATGTTGGACGAAGGTGCCGACATTATTGATGTGGGTGGAGAGTCAACACGTCCGGGATTTACGCCGGTTTCTGCTGATGAAGAGGCTAAGCGGGTGCTGCCGGTAATTCGCGCACTGGCTCAAAAAGGTGCTATTGTCTCAATTGATACGCGCCACGTTGAGGTGGCAAAGGCTGCGGTGCGCGTGGGTGCAAGCATTGTTAATGATGTCACTGGCTTTACTGACCCTAAGATGGTTGAGTTTGTAACGCATAATACCTGCGGCGTTATTATTATGCATGCAGGCGACCCACTGGCTGAGGAACCGCGCCGTCATACGGCGGTGCAGCTGGATACGTCGGCAGCTGCTTATGCAGCGGAGCGGGCTCAGCGTGTTGCAAATGCTGAGCTTGGTAGGGGCGCTAAGGCAAAGCGTGGGCGTTTAACCACAGGAATTATGCAGACACAGCTGCCTCTGTTGGGCATGTCGGTGCCAAATGGCTCTGAGGCAGCAGTAGCGCCTGAACAGGTAGATGAAGCGAATAGTGCTGCAAGTGCGGACGCTCAGCGTGAGCAAGAAGCTGCATTGATGCTTGAATCAGAGCAGCAGGCGCCAACGAGCGATGAGCTTCAGGCCATTATGGCACGCTCGGCCAAGCGTGACGCTACTCTGGGTGCGAGTTCACAGCTGCGGCGTTTTACCTTGCCTGATTCGGCGCCTATTATGCGTCAAGTTATGGGTTTCTTGTCAGATCAGGCACGCGCTTTAATGCAGGCAGGTGTGGATAGAAACCGCATCTGCATTGATCCAGGTCCTGGTTTTGGTAAAGAAGCCAATGAGGATATTGTTATTCAGCGTGAGACAGCCAAGTTGTCCTCGCTAGGATACCCTCTGCTGTGCGCCGTGTCGCGCAAGCGCTTTGTGGGTGCAATTTCGGGCGTGACTGATGCTCGGGCACGTGATGCGGCAACCTATGGCGTATGTCTTGGAGCAATTCAGCTGGGCGCTAATATTGTGCGCGTGCATGATGTAACCGGATTTGCTCAGTTCTTGAATGGCTTTTGGGCTATTGCGCGTCCGCAGCCACGCCGTGCTTTTATTGCGCTTGGCTCCAATATGGGAAAGCGCACCGATAACATTCGTGCAGCTAAAAACCTCATTGCCGAGATTCCGATGACCTGCGTGTCCAATTGTTCGCGCATTTATGAGAGTGAGCCGGCATACGAAACACGGCAGGAACCGTTTGCAAATGCAGTCATTGAGATTAAGACTGAGCTTGCGCCGCTGATTTTGCTTGAGCAGCTTATGCAAGTTGAAAACAGGCTGGGGCGCAATCGTACCAAGAGCGCGCGAGTTAATGGACCGCGGGTGATTGACTGCGATTTAATTTGGATGGACGGCGAGGTTCATGGTGGCGATAAGTTGCGCCTACCGCATCCGAGCCTTGGTGAGCGTGACTTTGTGCTTGTACCGCTTGAAGATTTAATGCATGATCCAGCGCGCTTTTTCCGCTTTGAGGGTATCGATGTAAAGGAGCCTGAGGAGCGCTACGGGCATGTGACTGGTGAGCTGGGCGTATTGTAG
- a CDS encoding exodeoxyribonuclease III, translating to MSKTYTFTSWNVNGLRAVMKKDPNFVEIFAQLNADFVGIQETKMQEGQLELDLPGYHQVWSYAERKGYSGTAVFSREAPLSVRHADAVLAYATPESHELVACAATEGRVCALEFEHFWFVDVYTPNAQDKLARIDVRMAWDDAYRHFLSALEQETGKPVVTCGDFNVAHNEIDLKNPKANRGNAGFSDEERGKFTELLDAGFVDTFRSLFPTLEGVYSWWSYRGNARKNNTGWRIDYFLVSEALRPHIKSAKILNEICGSDHCPVTLTLEI from the coding sequence ATGTCTAAAACCTATACTTTTACCTCTTGGAACGTCAATGGCCTTCGCGCGGTCATGAAAAAAGACCCAAACTTTGTCGAAATCTTTGCCCAGCTTAATGCTGACTTCGTTGGTATCCAGGAAACCAAGATGCAAGAGGGACAGCTTGAACTGGATTTACCGGGTTACCATCAGGTATGGAGCTATGCCGAGCGCAAAGGATACTCGGGTACCGCTGTATTTTCGCGCGAGGCTCCGCTCTCGGTGCGCCACGCTGATGCGGTTCTTGCCTACGCCACGCCCGAATCGCATGAGCTTGTGGCATGTGCCGCTACCGAGGGTCGCGTTTGCGCTCTTGAGTTTGAGCATTTCTGGTTTGTTGATGTCTACACGCCAAATGCTCAGGACAAACTTGCCCGCATTGATGTGCGCATGGCTTGGGACGATGCTTATCGTCACTTTTTATCTGCGCTTGAACAAGAAACCGGAAAACCGGTTGTTACCTGCGGCGATTTTAATGTAGCCCACAATGAAATTGACCTAAAAAACCCCAAGGCTAATCGTGGTAACGCAGGCTTTTCTGATGAAGAACGCGGCAAGTTTACCGAGCTTCTTGACGCTGGTTTTGTTGACACATTCCGCTCGCTCTTCCCCACGCTTGAGGGGGTCTACAGCTGGTGGAGTTACCGCGGCAACGCACGCAAGAACAACACTGGCTGGCGTATTGACTATTTTCTGGTAAGCGAAGCGCTGCGTCCACATATCAAGTCAGCAAAAATCTTAAACGAGATATGCGGCTCCGATCACTGTCCGGTCACACTTACCCTTGAAATATAA
- a CDS encoding cation:proton antiporter, with translation MHGDTILLMTFVLALVAAFVGGLTARMLKLPPLVGYLLGGLAVGPFTPGFIGDSHAMNQLAEVGVMFMMFGTGLHFSLKDLNEVKGIAIPGAVLQITLGTLAGYALAQAFGWEPAAGVMLGLSVSIASTVVLIKNLTDEGLYHTQGGRVATGWLIVEDLVTVLILVVLPVVFGSGDISPQEIAQEIALALIKTVVFVALMLVVGSRVLPWLLVRIARFCPRELFQLAVVVIALGTAIAAATLFDLSVALGAFLAGVVVSGSKLSHRVAAETIPFQDLFSIIFFASVGMMVNPGTLFAHMPELLVLVALIILGKWLINMLLGLLFSAGVSTSLTIAAGLSQIGEFSFIIGQTGMALGILSADQYALILGSAVISIALNSFVFKLERPLETYMHHVPVLQRLFERRVSTFKEPPHDLQNHVVIVGYGTVGSVVADVLSELEVPVLVVERDLPTAELAEAAGIPVLVGDAANSEILRHAHVERARELVLTISRESSAVKIAYESLAMHAGLRIAARATTEDGLASLAEAGVVEAVRPELEGGIELLRHTLLDLDFKANQIQAFVDALRVRGYEAMEDSARSQRVQAFEQLMASFDEVNMRWVEVGRCEVAGLTLTEINLRARTGAQAIAMRHQGLVMPIHDASAPLEAGDTLGLMGTNEQIDAAVVLLSDSEDCDC, from the coding sequence GTGCACGGAGATACCATTTTACTCATGACTTTTGTACTGGCGCTCGTTGCTGCCTTTGTGGGAGGTCTAACAGCGCGTATGTTAAAACTGCCGCCACTGGTGGGCTACCTGCTGGGTGGCTTGGCTGTAGGACCATTTACTCCCGGCTTCATTGGCGATTCGCATGCTATGAATCAGCTAGCTGAGGTCGGCGTCATGTTTATGATGTTTGGCACCGGTTTGCATTTTTCTCTTAAAGACTTAAACGAGGTAAAAGGCATTGCTATTCCGGGCGCTGTTCTGCAGATTACCTTGGGAACACTTGCAGGTTACGCACTTGCTCAGGCCTTTGGATGGGAGCCTGCGGCAGGCGTTATGCTTGGTTTATCTGTCTCGATTGCATCGACGGTAGTGCTCATAAAAAACTTAACTGATGAGGGTCTCTACCATACGCAGGGTGGACGGGTTGCAACGGGCTGGTTGATTGTTGAAGATTTAGTGACAGTGCTTATTTTGGTTGTGTTGCCCGTGGTATTTGGGTCGGGCGATATTAGCCCGCAAGAAATTGCACAAGAAATTGCGCTTGCACTCATAAAAACCGTTGTATTTGTAGCACTTATGCTGGTAGTAGGCTCACGCGTTTTACCGTGGCTGCTGGTGCGTATTGCGCGCTTTTGCCCGCGTGAGCTCTTCCAACTGGCAGTTGTTGTTATTGCGCTTGGTACGGCAATCGCTGCAGCAACTTTGTTTGACCTATCCGTTGCGCTTGGTGCATTTTTGGCAGGCGTTGTGGTTTCAGGGTCTAAGCTCTCGCATCGGGTAGCGGCAGAAACTATTCCGTTTCAAGACCTGTTCTCTATCATCTTTTTTGCATCAGTTGGCATGATGGTAAATCCGGGAACGCTCTTTGCTCACATGCCCGAATTACTTGTGCTTGTTGCGTTAATTATTCTGGGCAAATGGCTTATCAATATGCTGCTTGGTCTGCTCTTTTCTGCGGGCGTGAGCACGTCGCTAACCATTGCTGCGGGTCTTTCTCAAATTGGCGAATTTTCGTTTATTATTGGGCAAACGGGTATGGCACTTGGCATTTTGAGTGCTGACCAATATGCGCTTATTTTGGGTAGTGCGGTTATCTCGATTGCGCTTAATAGTTTTGTCTTTAAGCTTGAGCGCCCGCTTGAGACATACATGCATCACGTGCCCGTTTTGCAGCGTTTATTTGAGCGGCGGGTTAGCACATTCAAAGAGCCACCCCATGACCTGCAAAATCATGTGGTGATTGTTGGCTATGGCACGGTAGGCTCGGTGGTTGCCGATGTTCTCTCGGAGCTTGAGGTGCCGGTGCTGGTGGTTGAGCGCGATTTGCCAACAGCTGAACTTGCAGAAGCAGCGGGAATCCCTGTTCTGGTAGGAGATGCGGCCAATTCAGAGATTTTACGCCATGCCCATGTTGAGCGTGCGCGTGAACTGGTTCTTACTATCTCGCGGGAAAGCTCTGCGGTAAAGATAGCGTATGAGAGCCTGGCTATGCACGCTGGGTTGCGTATTGCAGCACGTGCAACAACTGAGGACGGTTTAGCATCGCTTGCAGAAGCGGGTGTAGTTGAGGCGGTTCGTCCTGAGCTTGAGGGTGGTATTGAGCTCTTGCGCCACACCTTACTTGACCTTGATTTTAAGGCAAACCAAATACAGGCCTTTGTTGACGCGCTGCGGGTACGCGGATATGAGGCTATGGAGGACTCGGCACGCTCGCAACGTGTACAAGCTTTTGAGCAGCTTATGGCTTCATTTGATGAGGTAAATATGCGCTGGGTTGAAGTGGGTCGTTGCGAGGTTGCAGGGCTTACGCTTACCGAGATTAATTTGCGTGCTCGAACAGGTGCGCAAGCTATTGCCATGCGGCATCAGGGGCTGGTAATGCCCATACACGATGCGAGTGCACCGCTTGAAGCGGGGGACACGCTTGGTCTTATGGGAACCAATGAGCAAATTGACGCTGCGGTGGTTCTTCTGTCTGACAGCGAGGATTGCGATTGCTGA
- a CDS encoding DUF6580 family putative transport protein has protein sequence MTPCSSAPHKSAAPAAASSDLHNPALPEPISPASHKTALPSTPAPMPVTHAMSAAHMRWLEYPLLLLVPACMVASLIWTDIPAAALMLLVVIVVLVLFFMSYDRARPGLRQLMPVLVLSALAAAGRILFAPIPDVKPVSAIAIIAGVALGRREGFMVGALAALTSNFFFGQGMWTPWQMYAWGLVGYGAGLLNDAHLIMRLNGQPRMALVLTYGALSGFIFGAIINSYDILGFVRPLTWGGAIARLVSALPFDILHSLATCAFLAVLFVPWIRRIERVVQKFMLHGYE, from the coding sequence ATGACACCATGTTCTTCCGCCCCGCATAAATCTGCTGCGCCTGCCGCAGCTTCTTCCGACCTGCATAACCCTGCTCTACCAGAGCCAATTTCTCCTGCCTCTCACAAAACAGCTCTGCCGTCGACCCCTGCGCCAATGCCTGTCACACATGCGATGTCTGCTGCTCATATGCGCTGGCTTGAATATCCGCTGCTGCTCTTGGTGCCCGCTTGCATGGTGGCAAGCCTTATCTGGACTGATATTCCTGCTGCTGCGCTTATGTTGCTTGTAGTGATAGTGGTACTTGTTCTGTTTTTTATGAGCTATGACCGCGCGCGTCCAGGGCTTCGACAACTTATGCCGGTGCTTGTATTGTCGGCACTAGCGGCTGCCGGCAGAATATTGTTCGCTCCCATTCCAGACGTTAAGCCTGTTTCGGCAATTGCAATTATTGCTGGTGTGGCGCTTGGCCGGCGCGAGGGCTTTATGGTTGGTGCACTTGCAGCGCTCACTAGCAATTTCTTTTTTGGACAGGGAATGTGGACGCCATGGCAGATGTATGCTTGGGGGCTTGTTGGTTATGGTGCAGGGCTTCTTAACGACGCTCATCTCATTATGCGCTTAAACGGGCAGCCACGCATGGCGCTCGTACTTACGTATGGCGCACTCTCTGGTTTTATCTTTGGTGCAATTATCAATAGCTACGATATTCTTGGTTTTGTGCGCCCTCTAACCTGGGGAGGAGCCATTGCTCGTCTTGTTTCGGCGCTTCCTTTTGATATTTTGCATAGCCTAGCCACTTGCGCGTTTTTAGCGGTCTTGTTTGTACCGTGGATACGGCGCATTGAGCGCGTTGTGCAAAAATTTATGCTGCATGGGTATGAGTGA
- a CDS encoding ABC transporter ATP-binding protein produces the protein MSLSEPYALEVCNLSFQYALSTRPVFSRLSWRVPKGSFTLLTGATGSGKSSLLSLLKPEIAPSGRCSGERLIAGIPFEKLDRESSARTVGYVFQNPDNQIVCDTVLRELAFGLENLGVPRAQMRRKIADLCYFFGMESWLHEPCDTLSGGRKQLLALAATLVMQPHILLLDEPTAQLDPIAEKQFLHVLFRSNKELGCTVVVATHKPETMHEYATHMARLVDGHVQEVPLNQREDSEACEDCKTLEGKTLHAAGDVALASRGLPEPLNFQACSVEPVKHKAMPDLVNTATSESGIDLASTDAPVNAAAPTAPAVSLSRAYYRYEPHAPWILRGLDITIQQGCIHALVGGNGCGKSTLLQLIAGAKKLSKGKFTCKIAERALLPQNPVALFACETVYEELMEWSGLGGYNLQAAKSMLNKVQLTSQVDVHPYDLSGGQQQLLALAKLLLMQPRLLVLDEPTKGLDAQARNQLLQLLDQQRTQGTTIVMATHDLAAVRTMADYVSLMFDGEIAATTSGEEFFHDTMFFRPA, from the coding sequence ATGAGTTTGTCTGAGCCATACGCGCTTGAAGTATGTAATCTGTCGTTTCAGTATGCGCTGTCTACACGCCCAGTCTTCAGCCGGCTCAGCTGGCGTGTTCCTAAGGGCTCGTTTACGCTGCTCACCGGTGCCACCGGCTCGGGTAAGTCAAGCTTGTTATCGCTGCTAAAGCCGGAGATTGCGCCGTCAGGGCGCTGCAGTGGTGAGCGGCTGATAGCAGGGATTCCGTTTGAAAAACTCGACCGCGAAAGCTCGGCGCGTACGGTGGGCTATGTGTTTCAAAACCCGGATAATCAGATTGTGTGCGATACGGTTTTGCGCGAGCTGGCGTTTGGACTTGAAAACTTGGGAGTGCCGCGCGCGCAGATGCGCAGGAAAATAGCCGACCTTTGCTATTTTTTTGGTATGGAAAGCTGGCTGCATGAGCCGTGCGATACCCTTTCAGGTGGAAGAAAACAGCTGCTTGCGCTTGCTGCCACATTGGTTATGCAACCGCACATCTTATTGCTTGATGAGCCAACCGCACAGCTTGACCCCATCGCCGAAAAGCAGTTTTTGCATGTTTTATTTAGGAGCAACAAGGAGCTGGGTTGTACGGTGGTAGTAGCAACACACAAGCCTGAGACAATGCATGAGTATGCAACGCACATGGCTCGTCTTGTTGACGGGCACGTGCAGGAGGTTCCGCTCAATCAGCGTGAGGATTCTGAGGCGTGTGAAGACTGCAAGACCTTGGAGGGAAAGACCTTGCACGCAGCGGGAGATGTGGCCCTTGCTTCACGGGGGCTGCCCGAACCGTTGAACTTCCAAGCATGTTCAGTAGAGCCGGTGAAGCACAAAGCTATGCCAGACTTGGTAAACACTGCAACCTCAGAAAGCGGCATAGACCTCGCAAGTACTGACGCTCCGGTAAACGCCGCAGCTCCCACAGCCCCTGCCGTCAGCCTTTCTAGGGCATATTATCGGTATGAGCCGCATGCTCCGTGGATACTGCGTGGTCTTGATATAACTATTCAGCAGGGCTGTATTCATGCGCTTGTTGGCGGCAACGGCTGTGGAAAATCAACCTTGCTACAGCTTATTGCGGGTGCAAAAAAACTTTCAAAAGGCAAGTTTACATGCAAAATTGCTGAGCGGGCATTGTTGCCGCAAAATCCTGTAGCATTGTTTGCGTGCGAGACGGTTTACGAAGAGCTTATGGAGTGGTCAGGGCTTGGTGGATACAATCTTCAAGCAGCTAAATCCATGCTTAACAAGGTGCAACTTACTTCACAGGTAGATGTGCATCCCTATGACCTTTCGGGCGGTCAGCAGCAGTTGCTAGCCTTAGCAAAGCTATTACTTATGCAGCCACGTTTGCTGGTACTCGATGAGCCAACTAAAGGACTTGATGCGCAGGCACGCAATCAGCTGCTCCAGCTTTTGGACCAGCAGCGCACTCAAGGCACTACTATTGTTATGGCAACGCATGATTTAGCGGCAGTACGTACTATGGCAGATTACGTATCGCTTATGTTTGATGGTGAGATTGCAGCAACAACCAGCGGGGAGGAGTTTTTTCATGACACCATGTTCTTCCGCCCCGCATAA